The sequence TGCCCCGCCGAGCCGCTGCAGCCCTCCAGGTACCCCGGCTCCTGCCCGCGCCCCCGGGAGAGCCAGGGAGGGGGGCCAGGGACCAGGGGCCAGGGGCCGTGGGGACCCAGCGCGCCCCCCGCTGGAAGGGCGGGATGCTAGGACCCTAATCGGGCCTGGCACAACCCGCAAGGCTTGAGCTCTGGGGTGGAAGGTGGGCAGGACCCCCGGGGTCCGGGCCGCAGAAATCCCACCCCcttgggttggggggggtggggcagcctTGGACACATGCCAGGGTCAGGACACTCGGGCCTTGGCAACCACCTCTCTGTTCTAGAGTCTTAGGGGCTGGGCAGTGGGGTGCAGACCACGCCGCCCTGACTCCCTCCTtcgtctctgtctctgccatcaGTCTCTCAGCCACTGCACCTGTAAGATGGTGAgtctcctctgctccttcccctcaaaAGGCCCAAGCCCCTTGTCAGAGGGAGGGCCCAGAGGGCAGTGTTTGGCACCCAAAAGCCTCACCCTGGGGGCTCCCCTGTGCAGACAGCTCAGACCTATGACCCCGGGTGCATGAGACATGCAGCTGCTGCGGGCTGGGCACTTCTGGCTCCCCCAGCAGCCCCGGGGACGGGCACAGGTGGTCCCCTTTGGCGGTCATTCATTCCACAACACCTCTTGAGCCCCTGCTATGCACCTGACACCATTCCAGGCTTGGGGACATAGCAGTGAGAGCACAGTCTGGGCTCTCAGGGGACGcacaccttcttcttctttttggaaCACACCTTCTAAGTGAAGGCACGAGGCTCAGAATTTGGAACTGGTCAGTCTGGATTCGAGCCCAGGTCTCAGGCACAGACGTGCCCTCCCGGCCGCAGCACACTGCATCCCCATGGCTGAAGGCTAAGCCTCACCGGTCTCCTGGGGTGGGACCGGGCAGgtgccagccccccccccccaaggccaAAGAAACCTTGTAACTTACCCAAGGTTGCTCAGGCTGTCCCCCAGAGGATAAGCCCACTACTGTCCCCACCTATGGTCACACAGAGTCTGAGTAGCCTCATTGGGAGTTAGCCTGcctcagagaggggcaggggtgtAAAATGTCATCCAAAGAAAGCATTTCTGTGACTCAGAACATCTGAAAAAGGGGCACCAGCTTTTTCCCCTACCAGTGCCCTGCACAGGGCTGGccacacagtaggtcctcaagGCCTACCTGGGTGGCCATGGGACAGCTTCATCTACACATCCAGGTCTCAGCAGAGCTCCCCGATGGTGATAGACAGGTTACTGAGGCCAGAGGGGAATGAGCAGCCCAAGTGATTGCTCGGTTCGTTCATCTGTTCTCAGTCCGTGTTTACGGAGCAGCTATGGTGTGCTAGGACTGcttcagtgaacaaaacagaccaacACGTACGTCTAGTCCTACGAGCCAAGCTAGGACAGACCTCAGCATGGGATGGGGGGCAGTGGTCCAGCCAGCGGCACATTGCTTTCtaccctcccccctgcccccctggaGCACTGTACCTGGATTTGCAAAGCATCCCTACCTACATGTTCCTGGTGACAGGCCTTCACCCCCTAATCCAACACCATCCCCCCGGGTTCCTAGGACAGTGTCTGCCCTGAACATAGCCCAAGGTTAGGGGTGTGGAGGGCTTATACCCTTGAGTGACTTAATGGGCCCTTTGCTCGCCCTACCCCAGACCCACCACTTCTGCCCCTCTCAGCTCTCCCTGGATCCGCTGGGTCCCGACTGGGACTGCCCCCTGGGCTCCAAGgacctggaggaagaggagggtccATGGGGAGGAGGCTCTGGCCTGCCGCCCCCAGGCTGCTTCCCTGGCTCCTGGCGCCAGGACGTGGGCCTGGACTGCAAGGGCTCCCTCGAGGGGGCGGAGGCCCGGGCCTGGACTGTCTACGGCTACAGCCTCCTGCAGAGCTGTCTGCAGCAAGCTGGCCTTCCGGAGACCCAGGACCgcagccaggtgccccgcacAGGTGCCCAGGGGGTCCAGGGTGGGGGACagccctggggggcggggaggaggtgCTCTCAGCCCAGCCTGCTTCCATCCCTGTCAAGGtcagccccttcccccaggctCTGGCTGGATCCGAAGCCAGGGAGGCAAGGCCAGTCAACCTCGGGCAGGCAAGCATTGTTTCAAAGGGCATCTGGCACCAGTAAAGTCAGAGATCAAGgcttccctcctgtccccagaagacCCAGCCGTGGGATTTGTAATCTAGGTTCTGTGGAGTTGGAGCTCCTATAGATGGGTTTTGGGAGCTGCTGTGGAAGCCACTAACAGTTGGGACCCAAAACTGCTTCccagttttatcagttttatttgtatttatttttatatctgtttttatagATCAGGTGGCCACAAAAGTTCTATGTGGACACAGGGTTCCCAGCTAGAATACATGAAAATCAcagactgggaaactgaggcacagggacaTTTCCCCGctcttcccacccccagcaactGCACCGCATGGGGGTCACGGGTCACAGAGAAAGTCAGTGTCAGAGCCCAGGCTAGAACCCAGGTCTCCAGTCACTCAGCCTCCAGTACATTCCAGGCTAGTTAGAGAGAGGAGGGAGTCCGCCTCACCCGGGCAGGATGGGCAGGcagcttccctttccctttccagcCCCCACCGGAGGGAcgagggatggggtgggtgggggcatggggtgggCGGGGCTATGGGGCAGGGAAGGGTAGGCAGCAAGAGAGCGGGGGAGCCCCTCTTGAGCTTGGCCAtgttctccccgcccccacccccccaggctgCCCTGGTGCGGAGGTGACCTTATGCATTCTGGGATCCCCCAGCACCTTTCTGTCTGTGCTCCTGGAGGGTGGGGTCCAGAGCCCGGGTGAGTATGTGCCCATGTTCCTCCACATGCTCCGACAGAAAGGGCAGCCCTCGCCTGGCCCGGCCACATCCCGAAATACCCACTGACCCTGGCAAGTGCCTGCATTCCACTGGGCCAGCTGCCACGCTCTGAGTGGGGGTGGGTTCCCGGAGCAGCTGCCCCCCACTACCCAGGGCCCCGGGCTGGAGGTGGAGGGCATGGGGGCATGAAGCCTTCCCTGGCCAGcaaccctcttccctctgcccacaggAAACATgctcctctgcctgtcccctgctTGGCTGACGAAGGTGCCAGCACCCGGGCAGCCGGGCGAGGCGGTCCTGCTGGTCTCTAAGGCTGTGAGCTTCCACCCAGGGGGCCTGACATTCCTGGATGAATTTGTCCCCCCACGCCGAGCCACCTACTTCCTGgcgggcctggggctgggaccTGGCCGGGGTCGAGAGGCAGCTGAACTTGCCCGTGACCTGACCTGCCCCACGGGAGCCTCGGCTGAGCTGGCCCGGCTGCTGGAGGACAGGCTGCTGACAAGGCGACTGCTGGCTCAGCAGGGTGGTGTGGCCGTGCCAGCGACCCTGGCTTTCACCTATAAGCCACCGGCCCtgctgcggggaggggaggccagcccGGGCCTACGGCTGGTGGAGCTCAGTGGCAAAGAGGGCCAGGAGACACTGGTGAAGGAGGAAGTGGGGGCTTTTCTGCACTCTGGTGCCCTGGGTGATGTCCTGCAGGTAACAGGCTCCCGCCTCCGAGGTCTGCGCAGATGCCAGCAGGATGGAACGCAGGGATGGTCCCCCGGGCCTGCTGCGAACTTGTCCCCAGCTTTGAGCCCTACCGCTGGCATCTCTCTCGGGGGCAATGCCCTCCCTTCTTACCTCCGTTTACACACTGAATCCTCTGGTACCCCACGGGGTCATGGGGTGGTAAGgaggcttccttcccttccccgtTGCAGGTGGCCGTCAAGCTCAGTGGCTGGCGCTGGCGGGGTCGGCAGGCCCTGCGTGTGCACCCGCGAGGGGAGCTGGGCGCAGTGGCGGACACGGTGCTGGCGCTGctggagaagctggaggaggaggagagtgtcCTGGTGGAGGCTGTGTGCCCACCTGCCCGACTGCCCTTCCCAGGTGAGAGCCCCCGCGCCAGCCAGCAGTGGGAGCTCGGCTCACCCTCCCAGCGGCTCTGGGCCGGGCTCAGGCCTCACTGTCTTTCTCCAGGCAGTCCCCCACCTGGCCCTGAGCTGGCTGTGCGGATCTGCGCGGTGGTCTGTCGGACCCAGGGTgacaggcccctgctgagcaaggtgaGCCTGGCCCAAGTTTAGATCCTGACCCCGCCGCcacaccccagcccagccctcatGAGGGGCTGAGGgccccaggcagagagaagacatAACCTCGGGGGGAGTCCTGGTGGTCTCTAGGAAGACTCCTGGGTCTGATGCTTTTCCCCCCCCTTTTCACCCTTCCCTCAGGAGCCCTGCCTGGTACTAGGTAGCAGGGCCCAGGGCTGAATCCTCTTTCCAGGGAGCTCTTACCCACAGAAGAGGCTGACCCAGGGTCCCTGAACTGCCCGTGTCTGGAGTCCTGTAGAAGGGGCCTCCAAGCTGGGGAACTCAAGAAAGCTTGGGGACCCTCCTGGGAACACAGCTCTGAGCCAACCTGAGGCAGAGTCGCTCAACCCTGACCTCAtggaggtctggggtggggggtacatCAGGGTGGCACAGGCCTCCAGGCCTGCAGGAGCTAGCAACAAGCATGTTTGGAACCTCCAAAGAGCAGAGAGACCCTGGCGCAGGTGGAAGCCTGGGTAGAGTCCCCTTAGGGTCTAAAGGACCAGAGGGGCCGGTGGCAGGGAAAGTGGTTTGTGCCGTGGAAGTCAGAGAGGCCTGGGCCACTTGAATGTCCAGTGAGAGGTCTGGCCTGGGTCTCAGCACAAGGGTAGGTGCGCAGGGGGTGGCGGGTGCAGGAGTCCTGGGTGGGCTCCTCCTGGGCCCACACCCTCAGCCACACCCTGCCCAGGTGGTGTGCAGCGTGGGCCGTGAGGACCGGCCTCTGCGGCACCAGAGCTCCTTGCCACAGACGCTGGAGGTGGCACTGGCCCGGTGCGGCCTGGGTGAACCGGGGCAGGTGGCGGTCGTGCGACAGCGCGTCAAGGCGGGGGCCGAGGCCGCGCTGGCCGCAGTGCTGGCCCTGGAGGCCGGCCTGAGCGCGGAGCAGCGCGGCGGGCGCCGGGCTCGCACGGACTTCCTCGGTGAGTGCGCACTGCCCGGGGCGGGGACCGGGGGGCCGTGGCGTTGGGGGCGGACGGCAGCCCGTGCTGAgcccgcgcccccggcccggcccagGCGTGGACTTCGCGCTGACGGTGCAGGGCCGCACGCTGACCCCCGTGGCCCTGGAGCTGAACAGCGGCCCGTGTCTGGAGGCGTGCGGCGCGCTGGAGGGGCTGTGGGCCGCGCAGCGCCCGCGGTCGGCGGCCGAGGAAGCGGCGGCCGCGCCGCTCGTGGAGACCATGCTGCGGCGGTCCGCGCACTACCTCATGGAGGGCAAGCAGCTGCTGCTGATCGGCGCCGGCGGCGTCAGCAAGAAGTTCGTGTGGGAGGCCGCGCGCCACTACGGGCTCAAGGTgggcggggagaggggcggggccggCTCGCAGTCCCGCCCCAGTGGCGGAGGCCGTGCCCTGGGCGCCGGGCCTTTGGGGCGGGGCCCGCATCTCTTGGGGCGGAGCCTGTGCTGGGCGGGCCCGCTGGAGGCTCTAGAGCCCGGGAGTAGGGCTGGGGCCCCCCGCCCTGCCCAGGTTAGaaatctaaactttttttttttaagattttatttacttatttgacagagagggacacagcgagagagggaacacaagcaaggggagtgggagagggagaagtaggctccccaccaagcagggagcctgatgcggggctggatcccaggagcctgtaATCaagacctgggcggaaggcagacgcttaacgactgagccacccaggcgtcccaaaacttttttttttttttttaagattttatttagtttttgagggagagcgagagtgagagagcacaagcagcgggtgCGGGGAGCCgcgcagggaaagggagaagccgagctccattccaggactccgagatcacgtcctgagcagaaggcagaggcttaactgacggagACACCCAGAAGTTTAAACTCTTTTTGGCTTCTGGTCGAATTGTGTCTCAGCCCGGTGAAATGAGACCTCAGGAAGAGCACAGAGCCCTCCAGGGCAAAAAGAGCCCAGCGCAGACGGGCAGGAGGGGCGGGGCTATCATTCAGGTTTCCTACCAGAACCAGGACCTTGAATGCCAGGCTAAGGAGCCTGACCCCATCCTGCAGGAAGGGCAGGCTCTTGGGGGTTGAATTCCTGAGGGCGCGAGGAGGGTGCTGGGGAGCAGCTTACAGATCCTGAATCAAGTTCACAGCAGTGGCCTCACATTAAAGAATCTGAAGCCATGCCAGCAGAGTAGAGGTTCTTATCCGCTATggaacagataagaaaacagaggtcAGGTTCTTCACAGCCCTAATCTACCACAATggtctcctctcccctcttccacGGTACAACAGCACCCCCTTGGGAATTCACCCTGCCAGCCATTCCCATGCCTTGCACATTGTGCTGTCCACTTGGAATGTCTTTCTCCTCTTCATGCTCCCAAGTGCTACAGTGCTCCCAGCCACGCTCCCGTCTCTTCAGGAGCACTCTCTGCCCTGGGAACCGGCTGCTTTTGGTCTGTGTTTCCCCCAGCGGGCAGTGAGATTTGGGGTGCAGGGCCCCACTGGATTCCTCCATGGGCACCCCCAGGGTCAGAACTGTTTGGGTGAATGACAACCAAGAGGATGATGTCCCAAGACACCAGGCCACCTTTCTCAATTCCCAACCCTGGTAGTTTCCCTACAAGCTCTGGTCAGAGAATGAGCCCAGGAGCACCCCCTCTTTGCTCCAGCCCCCTCCTGCCCAGATCacaccctctgcctccttcctctggcTGAGTCTTACTCAGCTCCCAGCCTAAGCATTGCCTCTTTTcagctgccttccctcccctccaggctgGGTTGGATGTGCAAACTCGGCACCTGCCATTTAGTCAGTCATCaaggaatatgtatatatttttaaagattttatttatttatttgaaacagagagagagatcacaagtaggcagagaggcaggcagagagagggagaagcaggatccccgctgagcagagatcctgatgcgggccttgatcccaggaccctgagatcatgacctgagccgaaggcagaggcttaacccactgagccacccaggcgcccatcaagGAATATTTTTTGAGCCCCCTAGAACTGGCAAGTCTGTCTCCCCTGTGGGCCCAAACCATGCTCTAGGCCCCATCCGATTGTCCCAGCAACCAGCACAGGCTGAGCTGGATGTGTTGGGCCCTGGTGGTTTCCACAGCTACACCTGGTGGAGTCGGATCCCAACCATTTTGCGTCCCAGCTGGTGCagactttcatccatttcgatGTGACAGAGCACCGGCGGGATGAAGAGAACGCACGGTTGCTGGCGGAGCTGGTGCGGGCCCGTGGCCTGCAGCTGGATGGCTGCTTCTCCTACTGGGATGACTGCCTCGTGCTCACGGCCTTGCTCTGCCAGGAACTGGGGCTTCCCTGCAGCCCCCCGGCTGCCATGCGCTTGGCCAAGCAGAAGAGCTGCACCCAGCTGCACCTGCTGCGCTGCCACGGGCCCCCTTGGCCCGCGCCCTCCCTGCATGCCGTGCCGTGCTGCCCACTGGAGAGCGAGGCCGACGTGGAGAAGGCCGTCCACCAGGTGCCGCTGCCCGGCGTCATGAAGCTGGAGTTCGGGGCAGGCGCGGTGGGTGTGCGGCTGGTGGAGGACGCGCCACAGTGCCGCGAACACTTTTCCCGGATCGCTCGTGACCTGCAGGGGGAGGCCGACCACCCCGGcattgggctgggctggggcaacGCCATG comes from Mustela erminea isolate mMusErm1 chromosome 9, mMusErm1.Pri, whole genome shotgun sequence and encodes:
- the CARNS1 gene encoding carnosine synthase 1 isoform X6 translates to MLSLDPLGPDWDCPLGSKDLEEEEGPWGGGSGLPPPGCFPGSWRQDVGLDCKGSLEGAEARAWTVYGYSLLQSCLQQAGLPETQDRSQVPRTGCPGAEVTLCILGSPSTFLSVLLEGGVQSPGNMLLCLSPAWLTKVPAPGQPGEAVLLVSKAVSFHPGGLTFLDEFVPPRRATYFLAGLGLGPGRGREAAELARDLTCPTGASAELARLLEDRLLTRRLLAQQGGVAVPATLAFTYKPPALLRGGEASPGLRLVELSGKEGQETLVKEEVGAFLHSGALGDVLQVAVKLSGWRWRGRQALRVHPRGELGAVADTVLALLEKLEEEESVLVEAVCPPARLPFPGSPPPGPELAVRICAVVCRTQGDRPLLSKVVCSVGREDRPLRHQSSLPQTLEVALARCGLGEPGQVAVVRQRVKAGAEAALAAVLALEAGLSAEQRGGRRARTDFLGVDFALTVQGRTLTPVALELNSGPCLEACGALEGLWAAQRPRSAAEEAAAAPLVETMLRRSAHYLMEGKQLLLIGAGGVSKKFVWEAARHYGLKLHLVESDPNHFASQLVQTFIHFDVTEHRRDEENARLLAELVRARGLQLDGCFSYWDDCLVLTALLCQELGLPCSPPAAMRLAKQKSCTQLHLLRCHGPPWPAPSLHAVPCCPLESEADVEKAVHQVPLPGVMKLEFGAGAVGVRLVEDAPQCREHFSRIARDLQGEADHPGIGLGWGNAMLLMEFVEGTEHDVDLVLFGGRLLAAFVSDNGPTRLPGFTETAACMPTGLAPEQEAQLVQAAFRCCLGCGLLDGVFNVELKLTGAGPKLIEINPRMGGFYLRDWILELYGVDLLLAAAMVACGLRPALPTHPRARGHLVGVMCLVSQHPQVLSSTASRETLQALHDQGLLRLNLLEDILVPGEYEEPYCSVACAGESAAEARLRLLGLCQGLGIDGPHYPVAHFLSHFK
- the CARNS1 gene encoding carnosine synthase 1 isoform X1, whose protein sequence is MSVFTEQLWCARTASVNKTDQHLSLDPLGPDWDCPLGSKDLEEEEGPWGGGSGLPPPGCFPGSWRQDVGLDCKGSLEGAEARAWTVYGYSLLQSCLQQAGLPETQDRSQVPRTGCPGAEVTLCILGSPSTFLSVLLEGGVQSPGNMLLCLSPAWLTKVPAPGQPGEAVLLVSKAVSFHPGGLTFLDEFVPPRRATYFLAGLGLGPGRGREAAELARDLTCPTGASAELARLLEDRLLTRRLLAQQGGVAVPATLAFTYKPPALLRGGEASPGLRLVELSGKEGQETLVKEEVGAFLHSGALGDVLQVAVKLSGWRWRGRQALRVHPRGELGAVADTVLALLEKLEEEESVLVEAVCPPARLPFPGSPPPGPELAVRICAVVCRTQGDRPLLSKVVCSVGREDRPLRHQSSLPQTLEVALARCGLGEPGQVAVVRQRVKAGAEAALAAVLALEAGLSAEQRGGRRARTDFLGVDFALTVQGRTLTPVALELNSGPCLEACGALEGLWAAQRPRSAAEEAAAAPLVETMLRRSAHYLMEGKQLLLIGAGGVSKKFVWEAARHYGLKLHLVESDPNHFASQLVQTFIHFDVTEHRRDEENARLLAELVRARGLQLDGCFSYWDDCLVLTALLCQELGLPCSPPAAMRLAKQKSCTQLHLLRCHGPPWPAPSLHAVPCCPLESEADVEKAVHQVPLPGVMKLEFGAGAVGVRLVEDAPQCREHFSRIARDLQGEADHPGIGLGWGNAMLLMEFVEGTEHDVDLVLFGGRLLAAFVSDNGPTRLPGFTETAACMPTGLAPEQEAQLVQAAFRCCLGCGLLDGVFNVELKLTGAGPKLIEINPRMGGFYLRDWILELYGVDLLLAAAMVACGLRPALPTHPRARGHLVGVMCLVSQHPQVLSSTASRETLQALHDQGLLRLNLLEDILVPGEYEEPYCSVACAGESAAEARLRLLGLCQGLGIDGPHYPVAHFLSHFK
- the CARNS1 gene encoding carnosine synthase 1 isoform X5, translating into MSVFTEQLWCARTASVNKTDQHLSLDPLGPDWDCPLGSKDLEEEEGPWGGGSGLPPPGCFPGSWRQDVGLDCKGSLEGAEARAWTVYGYSLLQSCLQQAGLPETQDRSQVPRTGCPGAEVTLCILGSPSTFLSVLLEGGVQSPGNMLLCLSPAWLTKVPAPGQPGEAVLLVSKAVSFHPGGLTFLDEFVPPRRATYFLAGLGLGPGRGREAAELARDLTCPTGASAELARLLEDRLLTRRLLAQQGGVAVPATLAFTYKPPALLRGGEASPGLRLVELSGKEGQETLVKEEVGAFLHSGALGDVLQVAVKLSGWRWRGRQALRVHPRGELGAVADTVLALLEKLEEEESVLVEAVCPPARLPFPGSPPPGPELAVRICAVVCRTQGDRPLLSKTLEVALARCGLGEPGQVAVVRQRVKAGAEAALAAVLALEAGLSAEQRGGRRARTDFLGVDFALTVQGRTLTPVALELNSGPCLEACGALEGLWAAQRPRSAAEEAAAAPLVETMLRRSAHYLMEGKQLLLIGAGGVSKKFVWEAARHYGLKLHLVESDPNHFASQLVQTFIHFDVTEHRRDEENARLLAELVRARGLQLDGCFSYWDDCLVLTALLCQELGLPCSPPAAMRLAKQKSCTQLHLLRCHGPPWPAPSLHAVPCCPLESEADVEKAVHQVPLPGVMKLEFGAGAVGVRLVEDAPQCREHFSRIARDLQGEADHPGIGLGWGNAMLLMEFVEGTEHDVDLVLFGGRLLAAFVSDNGPTRLPGFTETAACMPTGLAPEQEAQLVQAAFRCCLGCGLLDGVFNVELKLTGAGPKLIEINPRMGGFYLRDWILELYGVDLLLAAAMVACGLRPALPTHPRARGHLVGVMCLVSQHPQVLSSTASRETLQALHDQGLLRLNLLEDILVPGEYEEPYCSVACAGESAAEARLRLLGLCQGLGIDGPHYPVAHFLSHFK
- the CARNS1 gene encoding carnosine synthase 1 isoform X4 yields the protein MTHHFCPSQLSLDPLGPDWDCPLGSKDLEEEEGPWGGGSGLPPPGCFPGSWRQDVGLDCKGSLEGAEARAWTVYGYSLLQSCLQQAGLPETQDRSQVPRTGCPGAEVTLCILGSPSTFLSVLLEGGVQSPGNMLLCLSPAWLTKVPAPGQPGEAVLLVSKAVSFHPGGLTFLDEFVPPRRATYFLAGLGLGPGRGREAAELARDLTCPTGASAELARLLEDRLLTRRLLAQQGGVAVPATLAFTYKPPALLRGGEASPGLRLVELSGKEGQETLVKEEVGAFLHSGALGDVLQVAVKLSGWRWRGRQALRVHPRGELGAVADTVLALLEKLEEEESVLVEAVCPPARLPFPGSPPPGPELAVRICAVVCRTQGDRPLLSKVVCSVGREDRPLRHQSSLPQTLEVALARCGLGEPGQVAVVRQRVKAGAEAALAAVLALEAGLSAEQRGGRRARTDFLGVDFALTVQGRTLTPVALELNSGPCLEACGALEGLWAAQRPRSAAEEAAAAPLVETMLRRSAHYLMEGKQLLLIGAGGVSKKFVWEAARHYGLKLHLVESDPNHFASQLVQTFIHFDVTEHRRDEENARLLAELVRARGLQLDGCFSYWDDCLVLTALLCQELGLPCSPPAAMRLAKQKSCTQLHLLRCHGPPWPAPSLHAVPCCPLESEADVEKAVHQVPLPGVMKLEFGAGAVGVRLVEDAPQCREHFSRIARDLQGEADHPGIGLGWGNAMLLMEFVEGTEHDVDLVLFGGRLLAAFVSDNGPTRLPGFTETAACMPTGLAPEQEAQLVQAAFRCCLGCGLLDGVFNVELKLTGAGPKLIEINPRMGGFYLRDWILELYGVDLLLAAAMVACGLRPALPTHPRARGHLVGVMCLVSQHPQVLSSTASRETLQALHDQGLLRLNLLEDILVPGEYEEPYCSVACAGESAAEARLRLLGLCQGLGIDGPHYPVAHFLSHFK
- the CARNS1 gene encoding carnosine synthase 1 isoform X3, whose translation is MGPLLALPQTHHFCPSQLSLDPLGPDWDCPLGSKDLEEEEGPWGGGSGLPPPGCFPGSWRQDVGLDCKGSLEGAEARAWTVYGYSLLQSCLQQAGLPETQDRSQVPRTGCPGAEVTLCILGSPSTFLSVLLEGGVQSPGNMLLCLSPAWLTKVPAPGQPGEAVLLVSKAVSFHPGGLTFLDEFVPPRRATYFLAGLGLGPGRGREAAELARDLTCPTGASAELARLLEDRLLTRRLLAQQGGVAVPATLAFTYKPPALLRGGEASPGLRLVELSGKEGQETLVKEEVGAFLHSGALGDVLQVAVKLSGWRWRGRQALRVHPRGELGAVADTVLALLEKLEEEESVLVEAVCPPARLPFPGSPPPGPELAVRICAVVCRTQGDRPLLSKVVCSVGREDRPLRHQSSLPQTLEVALARCGLGEPGQVAVVRQRVKAGAEAALAAVLALEAGLSAEQRGGRRARTDFLGVDFALTVQGRTLTPVALELNSGPCLEACGALEGLWAAQRPRSAAEEAAAAPLVETMLRRSAHYLMEGKQLLLIGAGGVSKKFVWEAARHYGLKLHLVESDPNHFASQLVQTFIHFDVTEHRRDEENARLLAELVRARGLQLDGCFSYWDDCLVLTALLCQELGLPCSPPAAMRLAKQKSCTQLHLLRCHGPPWPAPSLHAVPCCPLESEADVEKAVHQVPLPGVMKLEFGAGAVGVRLVEDAPQCREHFSRIARDLQGEADHPGIGLGWGNAMLLMEFVEGTEHDVDLVLFGGRLLAAFVSDNGPTRLPGFTETAACMPTGLAPEQEAQLVQAAFRCCLGCGLLDGVFNVELKLTGAGPKLIEINPRMGGFYLRDWILELYGVDLLLAAAMVACGLRPALPTHPRARGHLVGVMCLVSQHPQVLSSTASRETLQALHDQGLLRLNLLEDILVPGEYEEPYCSVACAGESAAEARLRLLGLCQGLGIDGPHYPVAHFLSHFK
- the CARNS1 gene encoding carnosine synthase 1 isoform X2, yielding MLLCLSPAWLTKVPAPGQPGEAVLLVSKAVSFHPGGLTFLDEFVPPRRATYFLAGLGLGPGRGREAAELARDLTCPTGASAELARLLEDRLLTRRLLAQQGGVAVPATLAFTYKPPALLRGGEASPGLRLVELSGKEGQETLVKEEVGAFLHSGALGDVLQVAVKLSGWRWRGRQALRVHPRGELGAVADTVLALLEKLEEEESVLVEAVCPPARLPFPGSPPPGPELAVRICAVVCRTQGDRPLLSKVVCSVGREDRPLRHQSSLPQTLEVALARCGLGEPGQVAVVRQRVKAGAEAALAAVLALEAGLSAEQRGGRRARTDFLGVDFALTVQGRTLTPVALELNSGPCLEACGALEGLWAAQRPRSAAEEAAAAPLVETMLRRSAHYLMEGKQLLLIGAGGVSKKFVWEAARHYGLKLHLVESDPNHFASQLVQTFIHFDVTEHRRDEENARLLAELVRARGLQLDGCFSYWDDCLVLTALLCQELGLPCSPPAAMRLAKQKSCTQLHLLRCHGPPWPAPSLHAVPCCPLESEADVEKAVHQVPLPGVMKLEFGAGAVGVRLVEDAPQCREHFSRIARDLQGEADHPGIGLGWGNAMLLMEFVEGTEHDVDLVLFGGRLLAAFVSDNGPTRLPGFTETAACMPTGLAPEQEAQLVQAAFRCCLGCGLLDGVFNVELKLTGAGPKLIEINPRMGGFYLRDWILELYGVDLLLAAAMVACGLRPALPTHPRARGHLVGVMCLVSQHPQVLSSTASRETLQALHDQGLLRLNLLEDILVPGEYEEPYCSVACAGESAAEARLRLLGLCQGLGIDGPHYPVAHFLSHFK